The Gambusia affinis linkage group LG11, SWU_Gaff_1.0, whole genome shotgun sequence genome contains a region encoding:
- the LOC122839965 gene encoding FAST kinase domain-containing protein 5, mitochondrial: MATRVLCQRLCSLPGWRRSLTQGQHIHTKTREEISEQEENKNVSDHLDVSLRSGYKLYYNPSSYHVTRTSANPRSQMDSSEEEQFFSASFWQQSNHYSVSCSRHLSSSKNTLLDLALNKASETEAPSVSSYNRKPLTPDVKVDTRAFLKCRPEYASLSLDLTQRPQPVEWIQLLPRLQKVSVLRGRMKPPDVLQFLLELSKLHPDKMPLLQSDQRFLMLLRYSVEHLRLFSELQLLEVLQSFVWLKIPSSHTVLEVYEAELSRRANQLTLHQLLLAADLWRCIGRQVPQFLQRLFESVHLYLGQVGVPELVQLLYIIGEGRHCPKDLICPVKQLLMGHLAQMHPEEVGTVCLGLFKSQTSLPEGAVTRIVDKALSVVTEMGDFAMVNVLKYLRFSYLFHRTWLEAMGREVPQRAHRMGVQGLMHVTLTCSALHYRNDSILTAIAERVPSLVPHCRSKDSSKLLWAFSTLGFLPAQSQSLYPSLTDALRQRKAEFQRYPEHLLTGLLGLAFVSQFPEDLVTLALSPEFVHLALRNSKLELKKDLFTLDAAVALELPQWKGPRLSEELREEVAEMLWEFAQLDVCLKPEVLEAESALQDLLGGDKFVCKRMIMPHTRSIDLEIHLDPKGQPIPVNLLCSKQKPTMVPSSQRWEKINSGVTITDNLVAQLIKGKNSTDLPPTTIAASSVGETPRQRLPLDEGGRVFNSVLDLTNDMIEALTKPSHSDRTHQDSVRQGIKDSVKIAVQISNRNHYCIQSQELLGLHAMKRRHLKIAGYRVVELSHWEWSSMLRKSRTEKLAYLHCKIYDSL; the protein is encoded by the coding sequence ATGGCCACCCGTGTGCTGTGTCAGAGGCTTTGCTCCCTCCCTGGCTGGAGAAGAAGTCTCACCCAAGGTCAACACATTCACACCAAAACAAGGGAAGAGATAAGTGAACAGGAGGAAAACAAGAATGTGTCGGATCACCTGGATGTTTCCTTACGAAGTGGATACAAACTGTATTACAATCCTTCATCATATCATGTTACAAGGACTTCTGCTAATCCTCGCAGTCAGATGGATAGCTCTGAAGAGGAGCAATTTTTCAGTGCTTCCTTTTGGCAGCAGAGCAACCACTACAGCGTGAGTTGCTCACGGCACCTCTCAAGCTCCAAAAACACACTTCTTGATTTAGCTCTAAACAAAGCATCTGAAACCGAAGCACCATCTGTGTCGTCCTACAACAGGAAGCCACTTACACCAGATGTTAAAGTTGACACACGAGCCTTCCTTAAATGCAGACCAGAATATGCTTCGCTATCCCTTGACCTCACCCAGCGACCTCAACCAGTAGAATGGATACAATTGTTGCCACGACTTCAAAAAGTGTCTGTTTTAAGGGGCAGGATGAAGCCACCTGATGTGTTGCAGTTTCTCTTGGAGCTCAGCAAGTTGCACCCAGACAAGATGCCTCTGCTGCAAAGTGACCAGCGGTTTCTCATGCTTCTTCGATACTCTGTAGAGCACCTCCGCCTCTTTTCTGAGCTACAGCTGCTGGAGGTGCTACAGTCATTTGTGTGGTTGAAGATACCCTCGTCCCACACCGTGCTCGAGGTGTATGAAGCCGAACTGAGCCGTCGGGCCAACCAGCTGACTCTACATCAGTTATTATTAGCTGCTGACTTGTGGCGCTGTATTGGGAGACAGGTGCCGCAGTTCTTGCAACGTCTCTTTGAGTCAGTTCATCTTTATTTGGGACAAGTAGGAGTCCCTGAGCTGGTGCAGCTCCTTTACATAATAGGAGAAGGTAGGCACTGTCCAAAAGACTTGATCTGTCCTGTAAAGCAACTTCTCATGGGTCATTTAGCACAAATGCATCCTGAGGAGGTTGGCACTGTATGTCTGGGACTCTTTAAATCCCAAACCTCACTTCCAGAGGGAGCAGTGACTCGTATTGTTGATAAGGCCCTCTCTGTCGTGACTGAGATGGGTGACTTTGCAATGGTCAATGTGTTGAAATACCTGCGTTTCAGCTATCTTTTTCACAGGACATGGTTGGAAGCCATGGGAAGGGAAGTTCCTCAACGGGCTCATCGGATGGGAGTCCAGGGCCTGATGCATGTGACTTTAACTTGTTCAGCTCTTCATTATCGTAATGATAGCATCCTGACTGCTATTGCAGAGAGAGTTCCCTCTCTTGTGCCACATTGCAGGAGTAAAGACTCAAGCAAACTCCTGTGGGCCTTTTCCACCTTAGGGTTCCTTCCAGCTCAGAGTCAGAGTTTGTATCCGAGCCTGACAGATGCCCTGAGGCAGAGGAAAGCAGAGTTCCAGCGATACCCTGAACACCTGCTGACTGGTCTTCTAGGTTTGGCTTTTGTTTCTCAGTTTCCAGAGGATCTTGTTACATTAGCTCTAAGTCCTGAGTTTGTCCACTTAGCACTGAGAAACTCCAAGCTAGAGCTGAAAAAAGATTTGTTCACCTTGGATGCAGCTGTGGCTCTGGAGCTCCCTCAGTGGAAAGGCCCACGATTGAGTGAGGAACTCAGAGAAGAGGTGGCGGAAATGCTGTGGGAGTTTGCACAGTTGGACGTTTGCCTGAAACCAGAGGTTTTGGAGGCAGAATCGGCTCTTCAGGATCTTCTCGGTGGAGACAAATTTGTATGCAAAAGAATGATAATGCCGCATACTCGCTCCATCGATCTGGAAATACATCTGGACCCCAAAGGACAACCAATACCTGTGAACCTACTGTGCTCTAAGCAGAAACCCACAATGGTTCCTTCTTCCCAAAGATGGGAGAAAATAAACTCAGGAGTAACGATCACAGACAACCTTGTAGCACAATtaataaaaggcaaaaactCAACTGATCTTCCTCCTACAACTATAGCAGCTTCCTCAGTTGGAGAGACACCACGCCAAAGGCTACCACTTGACGAAGGTGGGAGAGTGTTTAATTCAGTTCTAGATTTGACTAATGATATGATAGAAGCCCTCACCAAACCTAGCCACAGCGACCGTACTCACCAGGACTCTGTTCGCCAAGGCATTAAAGACTCAGTCAAAATTGCTGTTCAGATTTCAAACAGGAACCACTACTGCATACAGTCACAGGAGCTGCTGGGGCTTCATGCCATGAAGAGACGACACTTGAAAATTGCGGGATACAGGGTGGTAGAGCTGAGTCATTGGGAGTGGTCTTCAATGCTGAGGAAAAGCAGGACAGAGAAACTGGCATATCTACACTGCAAAATCTATGACAGTCTGTAA